One stretch of Akkermansia sp. RCC_12PD DNA includes these proteins:
- a CDS encoding DNA-deoxyinosine glycosylase has protein sequence MMEEIQQSVEKRSFPPSVTPECSVLVLGSLPGDESLRQVQYYAHPRNAFWKIMGELLEFDFSLPYEERLRLLNRGGVGLWDVVASGLRPGSLDQHITRERPNDIAALLERFPGIITVCCNGTASYKYLKRYFPELFLREFPSIIQMPSTSPAAARLSYDQKLRVYGEVILPLLKGVAE, from the coding sequence ATGATGGAAGAAATTCAGCAGTCTGTGGAGAAACGTTCCTTTCCGCCGTCCGTGACGCCGGAATGTTCTGTACTTGTGCTTGGTTCCCTGCCGGGGGACGAATCCCTGCGGCAGGTGCAGTATTACGCCCATCCGCGCAATGCGTTCTGGAAAATCATGGGGGAGCTGCTGGAGTTTGACTTTTCCCTGCCGTATGAGGAACGTCTGCGCCTGCTCAACCGGGGGGGAGTGGGGCTGTGGGACGTGGTGGCCTCCGGTCTCAGGCCCGGAAGCCTGGACCAGCACATCACCCGGGAACGGCCCAATGACATCGCTGCGCTGCTGGAACGCTTTCCGGGCATAATCACGGTATGCTGCAATGGCACTGCCTCCTACAAGTACCTTAAACGGTATTTTCCGGAATTGTTTCTCCGGGAATTCCCCAGCATCATCCAAATGCCGTCCACCAGTCCGGCGGCGGCGCGCCTGAGCTATGACCAGAAGCTCCGGGTATACGGGGAGGTGATTCTCCCGCTCCTCAAAGGCGTGGCGGAATAA